From Scleropages formosus chromosome 9, fSclFor1.1, whole genome shotgun sequence, one genomic window encodes:
- the LOC108919831 gene encoding inactive tyrosine-protein kinase PEAK1 isoform X2, with amino-acid sequence MERPEQSDLADGTAGDPGRPPALPIKQRRLCSQSSSPGSSVDLDPDMDFSSPLEHQNRTPGHAAFPPSAADCHAPHCPIHHFSGHSGSHTVRFLSESTPPPLPKKRLSRALSLPGGALCQQCSYHSHHKNRENPPSAMSPAKGETETAKSELSLESRLTLLGFDTPDSRLPGFFKNFRNQAEVSLDIQRRHLLFLRSMAQKLEGFLFEERSERGAGSLRPSDFVLHEGGEPRQIGRSVFYTAFCPKYPGRRFAAKVLESNGGTADPAHPDCLPPHVNIQQVIAYFPQCPQEQRTQRLQSEREGREENVAEDVAPAGDASPSPRCPPLPWEGTTEPHGNAPDRAGGGSPTVLSLMSKGHGMVIVREMPWGTLEDFVREGTILHRSEPEVYERQLGLLLLQVTQGLQHLRKHTAARADLRPDSVVLVWPDKDTREKSDGRKDGRAEQAEARGQNAGEEKEREEAGERTADIQALWRKRGTPRAILAEFQCVFEAGRPSASEELQLSSLLRYCLHVSENPLLQDERGSFYFRGLLQLATALVEGEARVPDAPGVLQLLLWGPRMEILQQGPSLLPSWLSVKRSLLILKLAERGLSVDQRSLDWEDHLCLQYHCLTPTDTVLRSSTILGLHGIAH; translated from the exons ATGGAGCGTCCCGAGCAAAGCGACCTCGCCGACGGCACGGCGGGCGACCCCGGGCGACCCCCCGCCCTGCCGATCAAACAGCGCCG CCTCTGCTCTCAGAGCTCCAGCCCGGGTTCCAGCGTTGACCTGGACCCAGACATGGACTTCAGCAGCCCCTTGGAGCACCAGAACCGGACCCCCGGCCACGCCGCCTTCCCCCCCTCAGCCGCCGACTGCCATGCGCCACACTGCCCAATACATCACTTCTCCG GGCACTCCGGCAGTCACACGGTGAGATTCCTCTCCGAAAGCACTCCTCCGCCACTGCCCAAAAAGAGACTGTCCCGCGCTCTGTCCCTGCCGGGGGGCGCTCTGTGCCAGCAGTGCTCGTACCATTCGCACCACAAGAACCGCGAGAACCCCCCTTCCGCGATGTCCCCTGCCAAAGGGGAGACGGAGACCGCGAAGTCCGAGCTCTCCCTCGAGTCGCGCCTCACGCTCCTCGGCTTCGACACTCCAGACTCGCGGCTCCCGGGCTTCTTCAAGAACTTCCGGAACCAAGCGGAAGTCTCTCTCGACATTCAgcggcgccacctgctgtttctcAGGAGCATGGCGCAGAAGCTGGAGGGGTTCCTCTTCGAAGAGCGGTCCGAGAGAGGGGCCGGGTCCCTTCGGCCTTCGGACTTCGTGCTGCACGAGGGCGGCGAGCCCCGACAGATAGGACGCTCCGTTTTCTACACCGCGTTTTGTCCGAAATATCCAGGACGCAGGTTCGCGGCAAAG GTTCTCGAGTCTAACGGCGGGACTGCTGATCCTGCCCATCCAGACTGTCTGCCGCCTCACGTCAACATTCAGCAAGTTATCGcttatttcccacaatgcccacAAGAGCAGAGAACGCAGCGGCTGCAatctgagagagagggaagagaGGAGAACGTCGCGGAAGACGTCGCCCCTGCAGGTGACGCGTCGCCCAGTCCGCGCTGCCCACCCTTACCGTGGGAGGGCACCACAGAGCCACACGGGAACGCTCCGGATCGTGCCGGCGGCGGGTCGCCCACCGTCCTCTCGCTCATGTCCAAGGGCCACGGGATGGTCATTGTGAGAGAGATGCCCTGGGGGACACTGGAGGATTTTGTGAGAGAGGGGACCATCCTGCACCGCTCTGAGCCCGAGGTGTACGAGAGGCAGCTGGgactgctgctcctgcaggtcACGCAGGGGCTGCAGCACCTGCGCAAACACACAGCCGCCCGCGCAGACCTCCGGCCGGACAGCGTCGTGCTGGTGTGGCCGGACAAAGACACCCGGGAAAAAAGTGATGGACGGAAGGACGGAAGAGCAGAGCAAGCGGAAGCGCGAGGACAGAACgcaggagaggagaaagagcgGGAGGAAGCGGGAGAGCGAACGGCAGACATACAGGCTCTGTGGAGGAAACGGGGTACGCCGCGCGCCATACTCGCCGAGTTCCAGTGCGTGTTCGAAGCCGGAAGGCCCAGCGCATCAGAGGAGCTCCAGCTGTCGAGCCTCCTGCGGTACTGTCTGCACGTTTCGGAAAACCCTCTCCTCCAAGATGAGAGAGGGTCCTTCTACTTCCGCGGCCTGCTCCAGCTCGCCACCGCGCTGGTGGAAGGGGAGGCGAGGGTGCCGGACGCACCGGGGGTCCTGCAGCTTCTTCTGTGGGGCCCCAGGATGGAGATCCTCCAGCAGGGACCTTCTCTTCTCCCCAGCTGGCTGTCAGTGAAGCGCTCGCTGCTGATCCTGAAGCTGGCCGAGAGGGGGCTCTCTGTGGACCAGCGCAGCCTGGACTGGGAGGACCATCTTTGCCTGCAGTACCACTGTCTCACGCCCACGGACACCGTGCTGAGAAGCAGCACCATACTGGGCCTGCACGGTATTGCCCACTGA
- the org gene encoding oogenesis-related, with amino-acid sequence MTCTLIVDPELPSNTKDKAVVRRDGLLHTFLSRLSQSWPVTSVMRALNGFWWLLGLSPLKILPSPMFSPPRQHLAVRKRLSRITRLVLAILPHRVQGALGFPVCTSIGCSVSPEVSSSPTKPCGKGCKRKYDTDDDDDDDDDEHQSWVEVLNQELAEEDCKTDPDYEPSTMEETDSEEYHTHNDTESSLEIEQYGNHLRIKELTKDIPAEA; translated from the exons ATGACTTGTACCCTTATAGTTGATCCTGAGCTGCCCAGCAACACCAAG GATAAGGCTGTGGTGAGAAGAGATGGGCTCCTGCACACTTTCCTCTCTCGCCTTTCTCAGTCCTGGCCGGTCACTTCTGTG ATGCGTGCTCTCAATGGTTTCTGGTGGCTACTGGGGCTCTCGCCATTGAAGATCCTGCCCTCCCCTATGTTCTCACCGCCTCGCCAGCATCTTGCAGTGAGGAAGCGTTTGTCCCGTATTACCCGGCTGGTGCTGGCAATCCTGCCGCATCGCGTCCAGGGTGCGCTGGGCTTCCCGGTCTGCACCAGCATCGGCTGCTCTGTGTCACCAG AGGTAAGCAGCTCTCCCACAAAGCCTTGTGGAAAAGGCTGTAAGAGGAAATATGacacagatgatgatgatgatgatgatgatgatgaacaccAGTCCTGGGTGGAGGTGCTTAACCAGGAGCTGGCAGAGGAGGACTGCAAAACAGACCCAGATTATGAG CCCAGTACTATGGAGGAGACTGATAGTGAGGAGTATCATACCCACAATGATACAGAAAGTTCCCTTGAAATAGAGCAGTATGGCAACCATCTCAGAATCAAAGAGCTGACAAAG GATATCCCTGCCGAGGCTTAG
- the LOC108919831 gene encoding inactive tyrosine-protein kinase PEAK1 isoform X1 — protein sequence MERPEQSDLADGTAGDPGRPPALPIKQRRSLCSQSSSPGSSVDLDPDMDFSSPLEHQNRTPGHAAFPPSAADCHAPHCPIHHFSGHSGSHTVRFLSESTPPPLPKKRLSRALSLPGGALCQQCSYHSHHKNRENPPSAMSPAKGETETAKSELSLESRLTLLGFDTPDSRLPGFFKNFRNQAEVSLDIQRRHLLFLRSMAQKLEGFLFEERSERGAGSLRPSDFVLHEGGEPRQIGRSVFYTAFCPKYPGRRFAAKVLESNGGTADPAHPDCLPPHVNIQQVIAYFPQCPQEQRTQRLQSEREGREENVAEDVAPAGDASPSPRCPPLPWEGTTEPHGNAPDRAGGGSPTVLSLMSKGHGMVIVREMPWGTLEDFVREGTILHRSEPEVYERQLGLLLLQVTQGLQHLRKHTAARADLRPDSVVLVWPDKDTREKSDGRKDGRAEQAEARGQNAGEEKEREEAGERTADIQALWRKRGTPRAILAEFQCVFEAGRPSASEELQLSSLLRYCLHVSENPLLQDERGSFYFRGLLQLATALVEGEARVPDAPGVLQLLLWGPRMEILQQGPSLLPSWLSVKRSLLILKLAERGLSVDQRSLDWEDHLCLQYHCLTPTDTVLRSSTILGLHGIAH from the exons ATGGAGCGTCCCGAGCAAAGCGACCTCGCCGACGGCACGGCGGGCGACCCCGGGCGACCCCCCGCCCTGCCGATCAAACAGCGCCG AAGCCTCTGCTCTCAGAGCTCCAGCCCGGGTTCCAGCGTTGACCTGGACCCAGACATGGACTTCAGCAGCCCCTTGGAGCACCAGAACCGGACCCCCGGCCACGCCGCCTTCCCCCCCTCAGCCGCCGACTGCCATGCGCCACACTGCCCAATACATCACTTCTCCG GGCACTCCGGCAGTCACACGGTGAGATTCCTCTCCGAAAGCACTCCTCCGCCACTGCCCAAAAAGAGACTGTCCCGCGCTCTGTCCCTGCCGGGGGGCGCTCTGTGCCAGCAGTGCTCGTACCATTCGCACCACAAGAACCGCGAGAACCCCCCTTCCGCGATGTCCCCTGCCAAAGGGGAGACGGAGACCGCGAAGTCCGAGCTCTCCCTCGAGTCGCGCCTCACGCTCCTCGGCTTCGACACTCCAGACTCGCGGCTCCCGGGCTTCTTCAAGAACTTCCGGAACCAAGCGGAAGTCTCTCTCGACATTCAgcggcgccacctgctgtttctcAGGAGCATGGCGCAGAAGCTGGAGGGGTTCCTCTTCGAAGAGCGGTCCGAGAGAGGGGCCGGGTCCCTTCGGCCTTCGGACTTCGTGCTGCACGAGGGCGGCGAGCCCCGACAGATAGGACGCTCCGTTTTCTACACCGCGTTTTGTCCGAAATATCCAGGACGCAGGTTCGCGGCAAAG GTTCTCGAGTCTAACGGCGGGACTGCTGATCCTGCCCATCCAGACTGTCTGCCGCCTCACGTCAACATTCAGCAAGTTATCGcttatttcccacaatgcccacAAGAGCAGAGAACGCAGCGGCTGCAatctgagagagagggaagagaGGAGAACGTCGCGGAAGACGTCGCCCCTGCAGGTGACGCGTCGCCCAGTCCGCGCTGCCCACCCTTACCGTGGGAGGGCACCACAGAGCCACACGGGAACGCTCCGGATCGTGCCGGCGGCGGGTCGCCCACCGTCCTCTCGCTCATGTCCAAGGGCCACGGGATGGTCATTGTGAGAGAGATGCCCTGGGGGACACTGGAGGATTTTGTGAGAGAGGGGACCATCCTGCACCGCTCTGAGCCCGAGGTGTACGAGAGGCAGCTGGgactgctgctcctgcaggtcACGCAGGGGCTGCAGCACCTGCGCAAACACACAGCCGCCCGCGCAGACCTCCGGCCGGACAGCGTCGTGCTGGTGTGGCCGGACAAAGACACCCGGGAAAAAAGTGATGGACGGAAGGACGGAAGAGCAGAGCAAGCGGAAGCGCGAGGACAGAACgcaggagaggagaaagagcgGGAGGAAGCGGGAGAGCGAACGGCAGACATACAGGCTCTGTGGAGGAAACGGGGTACGCCGCGCGCCATACTCGCCGAGTTCCAGTGCGTGTTCGAAGCCGGAAGGCCCAGCGCATCAGAGGAGCTCCAGCTGTCGAGCCTCCTGCGGTACTGTCTGCACGTTTCGGAAAACCCTCTCCTCCAAGATGAGAGAGGGTCCTTCTACTTCCGCGGCCTGCTCCAGCTCGCCACCGCGCTGGTGGAAGGGGAGGCGAGGGTGCCGGACGCACCGGGGGTCCTGCAGCTTCTTCTGTGGGGCCCCAGGATGGAGATCCTCCAGCAGGGACCTTCTCTTCTCCCCAGCTGGCTGTCAGTGAAGCGCTCGCTGCTGATCCTGAAGCTGGCCGAGAGGGGGCTCTCTGTGGACCAGCGCAGCCTGGACTGGGAGGACCATCTTTGCCTGCAGTACCACTGTCTCACGCCCACGGACACCGTGCTGAGAAGCAGCACCATACTGGGCCTGCACGGTATTGCCCACTGA